A single genomic interval of Peribacillus sp. FSL H8-0477 harbors:
- a CDS encoding M15 family metallopeptidase, translating into MAVSVDSLIKKAETNMGKNINPVVKKTAIEVVKRAYKEKIYVLISNGFRSFAEQDKLYAQGRTNKSKPIVTNARGGYSAHNYGLAIDFVIVSDDGRRAIWTVTDKWRRAASIAKSLGFEWGGEWSSFKDYPHLQMTKGLTMKELLSGKRPVLTSKVPVASSYPGVVYKVKSPLMSGKNVEKIQKAAGLKKSELDGKYGKKTETAVRAYQKKNKLKVTGTVEKETWDKMF; encoded by the coding sequence ATGGCAGTAAGTGTGGATTCATTAATTAAAAAAGCTGAAACGAATATGGGGAAAAATATCAATCCTGTTGTGAAAAAAACGGCTATTGAAGTGGTGAAGCGGGCCTATAAAGAAAAAATATATGTCCTTATTTCCAATGGGTTTAGAAGCTTCGCGGAACAAGATAAGTTGTATGCTCAGGGAAGAACTAATAAATCAAAACCGATTGTGACGAATGCGCGCGGAGGGTATTCTGCCCATAATTATGGATTAGCGATTGACTTTGTGATTGTAAGTGATGATGGCAGGAGGGCAATTTGGACAGTAACTGATAAATGGCGCAGAGCGGCAAGTATTGCTAAATCACTAGGATTTGAGTGGGGAGGAGAATGGTCATCTTTTAAAGATTATCCCCATTTACAAATGACGAAAGGCTTGACAATGAAAGAGTTGTTGAGTGGAAAACGTCCGGTTCTCACTTCGAAGGTGCCGGTTGCAAGTTCATACCCAGGGGTTGTTTATAAAGTTAAATCTCCACTAATGAGTGGTAAAAACGTGGAAAAAATTCAAAAAGCAGCTGGTTTGAAAAAAAGTGAATTAGATGGGAAGTATGGAAAGAAAACAGAGACAGCTGTGAGAGCTTATCAGAAAAAAAACAAACTTAAAGTTACAGGTACTGTTGAAAAAGAAACTTGGGATAAAATGTTTTAG
- a CDS encoding FtsW/RodA/SpoVE family cell cycle protein, with protein sequence MNGLMFSNPDFVFVGLTHTLGWLFGCILASVLLLVIYRMSWILLKVDDHFGKLLIVGGLTVFAVQVIANLGMSLGILPIISISLPFISYGAVPVLINSVIFGTILSVYRRKDLLLASEK encoded by the coding sequence ATGAATGGTTTAATGTTTAGTAATCCAGATTTTGTGTTTGTAGGTCTTACCCATACACTTGGCTGGTTGTTTGGATGTATCCTGGCAAGTGTTCTTTTATTAGTCATTTATCGAATGTCTTGGATTTTACTAAAAGTGGATGATCATTTTGGGAAGTTACTAATTGTCGGAGGGCTGACAGTTTTTGCGGTCCAAGTAATTGCTAATCTAGGAATGTCTCTCGGGATATTGCCTATCATTTCTATTTCACTGCCGTTCATCAGTTATGGAGCGGTACCGGTTTTAATAAACTCGGTCATTTTTGGAACCATCCTAAGCGTTTATCGTCGAAAAGATTTATTGTTAGCTTCTGAAAAATAG
- a CDS encoding PF20097 family protein — protein sequence MAILSECSTCGSEMKKGYIQSSNRLAWVPKVAKLSVEPSLNEGSVLLSNQNRFSINYVDAFLCENCKKVLIDFSDKEE from the coding sequence GTGGCAATTTTGAGTGAATGTTCAACCTGTGGTAGTGAAATGAAGAAAGGTTACATACAGAGCAGCAATAGGCTTGCGTGGGTACCCAAAGTGGCTAAGTTGAGCGTGGAACCTAGTTTGAATGAAGGGTCGGTTTTATTATCTAATCAAAATCGATTTTCCATTAATTATGTGGATGCTTTTCTTTGTGAGAATTGTAAAAAAGTCCTTATAGACTTTTCCGATAAAGAAGAGTAG
- a CDS encoding GNAT family N-acetyltransferase, which produces MDIQRGKQRFYVEKSGEVVAEITFTETGEKEMTIDHTVVSEELRGQKIGNQLVKKVVDLAREEKKKIVPACTFAQKEFDKNQEYQDVLAE; this is translated from the coding sequence ATGGATATTCAACGCGGAAAGCAGCGTTTTTATGTAGAAAAATCAGGTGAAGTAGTGGCGGAAATAACGTTTACCGAAACCGGAGAAAAGGAAATGACCATCGACCATACGGTAGTTTCTGAAGAGCTTCGGGGGCAGAAAATAGGTAATCAGTTAGTAAAAAAAGTAGTAGACCTTGCTCGGGAGGAAAAGAAAAAAATTGTCCCGGCCTGTACATTTGCACAAAAGGAATTTGACAAAAATCAGGAGTACCAAGATGTTCTAGCAGAATAA
- a CDS encoding MarR family winged helix-turn-helix transcriptional regulator: MNSMFSAFKFFNRPYTVKLQQLISPYHVTEIQWAMVRYLYEMGPATNSDIASYWLVEKPSVTAIAQKLIDQKLLYVVPGVDKRKKVMHLTEEGISIYQQLKVTIDTFHASLLDGVTEEESQIVKNVFTKLHQNIER, encoded by the coding sequence ATGAATTCTATGTTTTCCGCATTTAAATTTTTTAATCGTCCTTATACAGTTAAGTTACAACAGCTTATCTCTCCTTATCATGTAACGGAAATACAGTGGGCAATGGTCCGCTATCTATATGAAATGGGGCCTGCTACAAATTCTGATATCGCTTCGTACTGGCTTGTCGAAAAGCCCTCTGTTACAGCCATTGCACAGAAACTAATCGATCAGAAATTACTCTATGTAGTTCCTGGTGTGGATAAGCGGAAAAAAGTCATGCATTTAACAGAGGAGGGAATTTCTATTTATCAGCAGTTAAAGGTAACAATTGATACCTTCCATGCTTCTCTTTTAGATGGGGTAACTGAAGAAGAGAGTCAAATTGTTAAGAACGTTTTCACTAAACTGCATCAAAATATTGAAAGGTGA
- a CDS encoding MFS transporter, with protein sequence MNKEKLWTKEFIVVSTINFLAILVFFLLMVTIASYAKTEFGAATSTAGLVSSIFIIGSLFGRLGAGRLIGQMGPIKILWIGLTAFTLTSALYFIAINIPLLLAIRFIQGVSVGVIGTATGTIVAHILPNTRKGEGIGYFSLSAILATAIGPFIGILLMKMDNGFTIMFTMNVILSIICLVFLAVVKLQLPAPKVSTIAEEKGSFLSKFIEPKAVPISLIALIIGFSYSGVMSYLSFYAETINLVDAASYFFLVYAAIIIISRPFTGKLMDTKGANLIVYPCFIVFAVGMYFFSQATAGWMLLLAAALIGFGYGNFNSIAQTVAVKVTPPHRFGLATATYFIFYDMGLGFGPYLLGFIVPITGYRSIFLIMVAVIIICIPLYYLLHGRKDKELLKIV encoded by the coding sequence ATGAACAAAGAAAAACTTTGGACAAAAGAATTTATTGTCGTTTCAACCATCAACTTTTTAGCCATTTTAGTCTTCTTTTTACTTATGGTAACCATCGCTTCGTATGCAAAAACTGAATTTGGAGCCGCTACTAGTACAGCGGGGTTAGTATCTAGTATCTTTATTATTGGGTCCTTATTCGGAAGACTTGGCGCCGGACGCCTAATCGGTCAAATGGGTCCAATCAAAATTCTTTGGATTGGACTCACTGCGTTTACCCTTACTTCAGCCCTTTATTTTATCGCCATTAACATACCGCTATTATTGGCTATCAGATTTATTCAAGGTGTATCCGTAGGCGTTATCGGTACAGCCACAGGAACTATCGTGGCACATATTTTACCGAATACACGCAAAGGTGAAGGCATTGGCTACTTTAGTTTAAGCGCCATACTTGCAACTGCCATTGGTCCGTTTATCGGGATTTTGCTTATGAAAATGGATAACGGCTTTACCATCATGTTCACAATGAACGTCATTTTATCAATAATTTGTTTGGTCTTCCTTGCGGTCGTTAAATTACAATTACCTGCACCGAAAGTTTCCACAATAGCAGAAGAAAAAGGCTCTTTTTTATCAAAATTTATCGAACCAAAGGCTGTACCTATTTCTTTAATCGCCTTAATTATCGGATTTAGTTATTCTGGTGTAATGTCTTATTTATCCTTTTATGCAGAGACAATAAATCTAGTAGATGCTGCCAGTTATTTCTTCTTAGTTTATGCAGCTATTATCATCATCTCGCGGCCCTTTACTGGGAAATTGATGGATACAAAAGGGGCAAACCTGATTGTTTATCCATGTTTTATTGTTTTTGCTGTTGGGATGTATTTCTTCAGTCAAGCAACCGCTGGATGGATGTTACTGCTTGCCGCAGCGTTAATCGGATTTGGCTACGGAAACTTTAATTCCATTGCCCAAACTGTTGCAGTCAAAGTGACTCCTCCCCACCGCTTCGGCTTAGCTACAGCTACTTACTTTATTTTTTACGATATGGGCTTAGGATTCGGACCATACTTATTAGGCTTTATCGTTCCCATCACTGGATACCGTTCGATATTCTTAATCATGGTAGCCGTGATTATAATCTGTATTCCACTCTACTATTTACTACACGGTCGAAAAGACAAAGAGCTATTAAAAATTGTGTAA
- a CDS encoding LLM class flavin-dependent oxidoreductase: MSTIQIPVSVLNLAPIREGQDAKEAINSMVDLAQATEKMGYSRYWVAEHHNTPTMVSSATAILIKHILEHTDHIKVGSGGIMLPNHSPLVVAEQFGTMATIYPNRVDLGLGRAPGTDMMTASALRRSDKDSVYTFPHDVQSLLTYFGSEEEQSYVKAYPGVGTNIPIYILGSSTDSAVLAAKLGLPYVFASHFAPRYMEEAIAIYRDRFQPSKYLKTPHMTVCLNVIATDSDEEAQFELTTMQQFFLNVVRGTKNLLSPPVESMDELWSPSEKAMAMSMSSMALLGSKESIKEQLTRFQEKYNVDELMAVSYIFDPAKQKRSYELLKEVVDGK, encoded by the coding sequence ATGTCAACTATACAAATCCCTGTTTCTGTTTTAAACTTAGCACCGATTAGAGAAGGTCAGGATGCTAAAGAAGCCATTAATTCGATGGTTGACTTGGCGCAAGCGACCGAAAAAATGGGCTATTCTCGATATTGGGTTGCGGAGCATCATAATACACCGACAATGGTCAGCTCAGCGACAGCGATTTTAATTAAACATATTCTAGAACATACAGATCATATAAAAGTGGGTTCAGGCGGGATCATGCTTCCTAACCATTCACCGTTAGTCGTGGCAGAACAATTTGGAACAATGGCAACCATCTATCCGAATCGTGTAGATTTAGGACTTGGAAGAGCTCCTGGAACTGACATGATGACAGCTAGTGCGTTAAGACGATCTGATAAGGATTCTGTTTACACCTTTCCACACGATGTTCAATCTCTTTTGACTTATTTTGGATCTGAAGAGGAACAAAGTTATGTAAAAGCTTATCCTGGGGTGGGAACAAATATCCCTATTTATATTCTTGGTTCGTCTACCGATTCAGCTGTCTTAGCTGCTAAATTGGGCCTGCCCTATGTATTTGCTTCTCATTTTGCACCGCGTTATATGGAAGAAGCGATAGCGATTTACCGAGATAGATTCCAACCGTCTAAATACTTGAAGACTCCACACATGACGGTTTGTCTGAATGTGATTGCAACTGACAGCGATGAGGAAGCACAGTTTGAGCTAACTACCATGCAGCAATTTTTCTTAAATGTAGTCCGTGGGACAAAAAATCTGTTAAGTCCTCCTGTTGAAAGTATGGATGAATTATGGAGTCCATCTGAAAAGGCAATGGCTATGTCGATGTCTAGTATGGCTTTACTTGGATCCAAAGAATCAATCAAGGAACAACTGACACGTTTCCAAGAAAAATATAATGTGGATGAACTGATGGCTGTTTCGTATATTTTCGATCCAGCAAAACAAAAACGGTCGTACGAACTTTTAAAAGAAGTCGTGGACGGGAAATAA
- a CDS encoding DUF3147 family protein produces the protein MYLITKIMASAIVIGVVTEISRRFPSYGGIIAALPLVSLLSIIWLYFQGEQTATLSKFALGVLLGFPATAVLLVIVYISLQNSIHLFIAISFGVCGWLIFLWVQDLVVKYYRLLFI, from the coding sequence ATGTACTTAATAACGAAAATTATGGCTTCAGCAATTGTAATTGGTGTGGTTACGGAGATATCCAGAAGATTTCCGTCATATGGAGGAATAATAGCTGCACTTCCTTTGGTAAGTTTACTTAGCATCATATGGCTGTATTTTCAAGGAGAACAAACAGCCACGTTAAGTAAGTTTGCGTTAGGAGTACTTTTGGGTTTTCCTGCAACTGCTGTTTTGTTAGTGATTGTTTATATATCCTTACAAAATTCCATTCATTTATTCATAGCCATTAGTTTCGGAGTGTGTGGCTGGTTGATATTTTTATGGGTGCAAGACTTAGTTGTAAAATACTATAGATTGCTCTTCATCTAA
- a CDS encoding MarR family winged helix-turn-helix transcriptional regulator, with translation MSSKVSLLNQYWTDIYFHLHYLHKEKISHQVVRILQLVDKQEEIGVNEIALYIQVSHNTASEHIKRLIEKNYLIKGRDPLDERKVSLCLTDLGKEVLHRNTSLDEEKLERVLSELDDNEKILVENALKILSERAKECT, from the coding sequence TTGAGCAGTAAAGTTTCGCTATTAAACCAATATTGGACGGATATTTATTTCCATTTACATTATCTTCATAAAGAAAAGATTTCTCATCAAGTGGTCCGTATTCTTCAGCTTGTAGATAAACAGGAAGAGATAGGCGTAAATGAAATTGCTTTATACATACAAGTTTCTCATAATACTGCGTCAGAACACATTAAAAGATTGATTGAAAAGAACTATTTAATAAAAGGGAGAGACCCTCTTGATGAGAGAAAAGTTAGCCTTTGTTTAACTGATTTGGGTAAAGAAGTTTTACATAGAAATACGAGTTTGGATGAAGAAAAACTAGAACGGGTATTAAGTGAACTAGATGATAATGAAAAGATCTTAGTAGAAAACGCCTTGAAAATATTAAGTGAACGAGCAAAAGAATGTACTTAA
- a CDS encoding metallophosphoesterase — translation MKTLIISDSHGLTEEVQAIKNRHQKEVDAMIHCGDSELQKESPVMADFIGVRGNCDYDTGYPDALVEEIEGTRFLVTHGHLYNIKMTLMNISYKAEEEDASIICFGHSHQAGSELIDGRLYINPGSIRLPRGREEKTYAIVEVIDKEAAVTFYDHEGAEVKDLNRAYNLG, via the coding sequence ATGAAAACCTTGATCATCAGTGACAGTCATGGTCTTACGGAAGAGGTACAAGCTATAAAAAATCGTCATCAGAAAGAAGTAGACGCAATGATTCATTGTGGAGATTCAGAACTGCAGAAAGAAAGTCCGGTTATGGCTGATTTTATCGGCGTTCGTGGTAATTGTGATTACGATACAGGATACCCAGATGCTCTTGTTGAAGAGATAGAAGGAACTCGTTTTTTAGTTACTCACGGTCACTTATATAATATTAAAATGACGTTAATGAATATATCCTATAAAGCGGAGGAAGAGGATGCGTCTATCATCTGTTTCGGTCATTCTCACCAAGCGGGATCTGAGCTTATTGACGGTCGGCTCTATATTAATCCAGGGAGTATTCGTTTACCTCGAGGAAGAGAAGAAAAAACCTATGCGATTGTTGAAGTCATTGACAAAGAAGCTGCCGTAACGTTTTATGACCACGAAGGAGCAGAAGTAAAAGATTTAAATAGGGCTTACAATTTGGGCTGA
- a CDS encoding XTP/dITP diphosphatase: MKNVLIATKNKGKAKEFESLFSPRGYKIHTLLDYENATDVEETGTTFAENAILKAETIAKELNQVVMADDSGLVVDALDGRPGVYSARYAGEDKDDEANTQKLLEELKDIPAEKRTARFYCVLALASPNQETITVSGYVEGRIAESPAGTNGFGYDPVFFVPEKGKTMAELESAEKNAISHRANALKELEKELDLFLTREGSSR, encoded by the coding sequence ATGAAAAATGTTCTAATTGCAACGAAAAATAAAGGAAAAGCAAAGGAATTTGAAAGTTTATTTTCACCTAGAGGGTATAAAATTCACACGCTTCTAGATTATGAAAACGCGACAGACGTTGAAGAAACAGGAACGACCTTTGCTGAAAATGCTATTTTAAAAGCAGAAACAATTGCAAAAGAATTAAATCAAGTTGTCATGGCAGATGATTCTGGTTTGGTTGTTGATGCATTGGATGGCCGTCCTGGTGTTTACTCTGCTCGATATGCAGGTGAAGATAAAGATGATGAAGCGAATACTCAAAAACTGCTGGAGGAATTAAAAGATATTCCTGCTGAAAAAAGAACGGCTCGTTTTTATTGCGTCCTTGCATTAGCATCGCCAAATCAGGAAACGATTACTGTTTCTGGTTATGTGGAAGGCCGTATTGCTGAATCACCTGCTGGTACAAATGGCTTCGGATATGATCCTGTATTTTTTGTCCCAGAAAAAGGGAAAACAATGGCTGAACTCGAATCAGCAGAGAAAAATGCAATTAGTCACCGGGCAAATGCGTTAAAAGAGCTGGAAAAAGAGCTTGATTTATTTTTAACGAGAGAAGGGAGCAGCCGATGA
- a CDS encoding GerMN domain-containing protein has product MSNVTKATVATTILASAVLLSGCGLFTGEEKNKIDPPDVSLVDSPSKLEGDPAETTADENKETEEASVKTELYLIDSSGYVVPQTLALPSTEGGGVAAQSLKYLVEDGPISNVLPSGFRAVLPAGTEVSVDIKDGTAVVDFSKEFKNYKKEDELKILQAVTWTLTQFDSVQTVKLKLNGTELKQMPVNGTPVQEGLSRASGINLDTSGVNDISQSKALTVYYIGGEEGNYYYVPITKRVNETDVDNVTAVVQELAKGPSHFSGLQSIVMSDVELLDEPQLADGMVTLNFNESILNSFKEKKVSQQVLDALVLSLTEQKGIERVELKVDGNADLLKEDGKPLSEPVSRPAKVNTGSF; this is encoded by the coding sequence ATGTCCAATGTAACAAAGGCAACAGTTGCCACGACCATTCTGGCCTCTGCTGTTCTTTTATCAGGCTGTGGCTTGTTTACCGGCGAAGAAAAAAATAAAATTGACCCGCCGGATGTATCACTTGTTGACAGTCCTTCTAAATTAGAGGGAGATCCAGCTGAAACGACGGCTGATGAAAACAAGGAAACTGAAGAAGCAAGTGTAAAGACGGAACTGTATTTGATTGATAGCAGCGGGTATGTGGTTCCGCAAACCTTGGCACTGCCATCTACAGAAGGTGGAGGTGTGGCTGCGCAGTCGCTGAAATATCTAGTGGAGGATGGTCCGATATCGAATGTCCTTCCTTCTGGTTTTAGAGCAGTTCTGCCAGCAGGTACTGAGGTTAGTGTGGATATTAAAGATGGAACAGCGGTGGTTGATTTTTCAAAAGAGTTTAAGAATTACAAGAAAGAAGATGAACTGAAAATTTTGCAGGCTGTGACTTGGACGTTGACACAGTTTGATTCAGTGCAGACAGTCAAGCTTAAGTTGAATGGTACAGAACTGAAGCAGATGCCGGTTAACGGTACACCAGTGCAGGAAGGACTGTCTCGGGCAAGCGGCATTAATCTAGATACAAGTGGTGTTAATGATATTAGCCAATCGAAGGCATTGACGGTTTATTATATCGGCGGAGAGGAAGGCAATTACTATTATGTGCCAATCACGAAGCGGGTAAACGAGACCGATGTGGATAACGTGACAGCGGTTGTTCAAGAACTGGCTAAAGGACCATCACATTTCTCCGGTTTACAATCAATTGTGATGTCTGATGTAGAACTGTTGGATGAGCCTCAATTAGCGGATGGCATGGTTACCTTGAATTTCAATGAATCGATTCTAAATAGTTTTAAAGAGAAAAAGGTTTCCCAACAAGTACTTGATGCACTTGTTCTGTCATTAACAGAACAGAAGGGCATTGAACGGGTAGAGCTGAAAGTGGATGGAAATGCTGATTTATTGAAAGAAGATGGCAAGCCGCTTTCGGAACCAGTAAGCCGGCCGGCAAAGGTTAATACGGGTAGTTTCTAA
- the racE gene encoding glutamate racemase, giving the protein MKRPIGIIDSGVGGLTVAKEVMRQLPHEHIMYVGDTARCPYGPRTKEEVKDFTWELTRFLLKRQIKMLIIACNTATAAALEEINAELSIPVIGVINPGARAALKVSTNLHIGVIGTEGTVKSKAYNQALLSINKKVTVDSLACPKFVPIVESGEFEGRIVEKVIAETLKPMKRTGIDTLILGCTHYPLLGPVIREYMGKGVQVISSGDETAREASVILEHKGLMNVSSEEPKHQFFTTGSKDIFQDIAHSWIGEQVGVVQTIKLD; this is encoded by the coding sequence TTGAAACGACCAATTGGAATTATTGATTCAGGGGTTGGCGGATTGACGGTTGCAAAAGAAGTGATGCGTCAACTTCCTCATGAACATATAATGTATGTCGGTGATACAGCAAGATGTCCCTATGGACCGAGAACGAAGGAAGAAGTGAAAGACTTCACATGGGAGCTGACGCGTTTCCTATTAAAACGACAAATTAAAATGCTGATTATTGCCTGTAATACCGCAACCGCAGCAGCGCTTGAAGAGATTAATGCGGAACTGTCTATTCCTGTAATAGGCGTCATTAATCCAGGTGCACGTGCCGCCTTGAAGGTATCTACCAATCTACATATTGGTGTTATTGGCACCGAAGGAACGGTTAAGAGTAAGGCTTATAATCAGGCGCTTCTTTCTATTAATAAGAAGGTAACCGTTGATAGTTTGGCCTGCCCGAAATTCGTACCGATTGTTGAGAGCGGGGAATTTGAAGGAAGAATTGTTGAAAAGGTGATTGCCGAAACGCTAAAACCGATGAAACGTACGGGTATAGATACACTGATACTTGGCTGTACACATTACCCTTTGCTTGGCCCAGTAATTAGAGAGTACATGGGCAAAGGTGTTCAGGTGATTTCTTCAGGAGATGAAACGGCCCGTGAAGCAAGTGTTATTCTTGAACATAAAGGGCTGATGAATGTTTCATCAGAGGAACCAAAGCATCAATTTTTCACCACAGGTTCCAAAGATATTTTTCAGGATATTGCTCATTCCTGGATTGGTGAACAGGTTGGTGTCGTACAAACAATTAAGCTCGATTAA
- a CDS encoding MarR family winged helix-turn-helix transcriptional regulator, with product MTELKMDQVAKIEKELRYISSLIKQKGREILNVYKITPPQFVALQWLFEEGDMTIGELSSKMFLAFSTTTDLIDRMEKNELVSRVKDDKDRRVVRINLLSEGERIIDEVIKKRQLYLQDILSDFSDTDIASLTKNLTKLHQEMRED from the coding sequence ATGACTGAATTGAAAATGGACCAAGTTGCAAAAATCGAGAAGGAATTACGGTATATTTCCAGTCTGATTAAACAAAAGGGCCGGGAAATATTGAATGTCTATAAAATTACCCCCCCGCAGTTTGTCGCGTTGCAATGGCTTTTTGAAGAAGGCGATATGACAATAGGTGAACTATCTTCAAAGATGTTTTTAGCATTCAGTACGACGACAGATTTAATCGATCGTATGGAAAAGAATGAACTGGTAAGCCGGGTGAAAGATGATAAAGATCGTCGGGTTGTTCGCATTAACCTTCTTTCGGAAGGTGAACGGATCATTGATGAAGTTATTAAGAAACGGCAGCTTTATTTGCAGGATATTTTAAGCGATTTTTCAGATACAGACATAGCTTCCCTCACTAAGAACCTAACAAAACTACATCAAGAAATGCGAGAAGATTGA
- a CDS encoding helix-turn-helix domain-containing protein — translation MKENEFTHKPLLTKREKEVFELLVQDKTTKEIAGELFISEKTVRNHISNAMQKLGVKGRSQAVIELLRMGELKL, via the coding sequence TTGAAAGAGAACGAGTTCACTCATAAGCCACTTCTCACCAAAAGAGAAAAAGAAGTATTCGAATTATTAGTTCAGGACAAAACAACGAAAGAAATCGCAGGCGAATTGTTTATCAGCGAAAAAACAGTTCGAAACCATATTTCAAATGCGATGCAAAAGCTTGGAGTAAAAGGCCGTTCACAAGCAGTTATCGAACTTCTACGCATGGGGGAGCTTAAATTATAG
- a CDS encoding acyl-CoA thioesterase, whose product MSRISYIENMEDWTASFSFTHEVKVRFSETDMFGHLNNTVPFTYFEEARIEYFKSLGFMQDWVHDESGAIPVVADLQCDFLQQMFFNDKVLIQVKAAKIGNTSADIHYLGKKEDGSICLTGRGTVVQINKATGKPLAWTDEMKQLMDKQSPVRK is encoded by the coding sequence ATGAGTAGAATTTCATATATCGAAAACATGGAGGATTGGACTGCTTCTTTTTCCTTTACACATGAAGTGAAAGTTCGTTTTTCAGAAACGGATATGTTTGGACATCTGAATAATACGGTACCTTTTACTTATTTCGAAGAAGCGAGAATTGAATACTTTAAAAGCCTAGGATTTATGCAGGATTGGGTTCATGATGAGAGTGGAGCGATACCGGTAGTTGCCGATTTGCAGTGCGATTTTCTTCAGCAAATGTTCTTTAATGATAAAGTACTTATTCAGGTTAAGGCGGCGAAGATTGGCAATACGTCCGCTGATATTCATTATCTAGGTAAAAAAGAGGATGGGTCAATCTGTTTGACAGGCAGAGGAACGGTCGTCCAAATCAATAAAGCGACAGGTAAGCCATTAGCATGGACAGACGAAATGAAACAATTAATGGATAAGCAAAGTCCAGTAAGAAAATAA
- the sdhB gene encoding succinate dehydrogenase iron-sulfur subunit, translating into MAETKKIRFEVVRQDTPDSAPYTEKFDLDYRPNMNVISALMEIRRNPVTIEGKKTAPISWDMNCLEEVCGACSMVINGKPRQSCTALIDQLEQPIRLEPMRTFPIVRDLQVDRSRMFDTLKKVKAWIPIDGTYNLGPGPRMPEKKRQWAYELSKCMTCGVCLEACPNVNDNSDFIGPQALSQVRLFNNHPTGAMNKAERLNTIMGDGGLANCGNSQNCVQSCPKGIPLTTSIASLNRDTSIQMFRNFFGSDQV; encoded by the coding sequence ATGGCTGAGACAAAAAAAATTCGTTTTGAAGTCGTTCGACAAGATACACCGGATTCAGCCCCTTACACGGAGAAATTCGATTTGGACTATCGTCCGAATATGAATGTTATATCTGCACTGATGGAAATCAGACGGAACCCGGTTACAATTGAGGGTAAAAAAACAGCTCCAATTTCTTGGGATATGAACTGTCTAGAAGAGGTCTGCGGAGCATGTTCAATGGTAATCAACGGTAAACCGCGCCAATCTTGTACAGCACTTATCGATCAACTTGAACAGCCAATACGTTTAGAACCAATGCGCACATTCCCTATCGTCCGCGACCTTCAGGTTGACCGTAGTCGGATGTTTGATACCTTGAAAAAAGTAAAAGCATGGATTCCAATCGATGGTACCTATAACCTCGGACCTGGTCCGCGTATGCCAGAAAAGAAACGCCAATGGGCATATGAATTATCGAAATGTATGACATGTGGTGTTTGTTTAGAAGCCTGCCCGAATGTGAACGATAATTCCGATTTCATTGGGCCGCAAGCACTTTCACAGGTGCGTTTATTTAACAATCATCCAACAGGTGCAATGAATAAAGCAGAACGCTTAAATACAATTATGGGAGACGGAGGACTAGCTAATTGCGGTAATTCACAAAACTGTGTGCAGTCTTGTCCAAAAGGCATTCCGTTGACTACATCAATTGCATCATTAAACCGTGATACATCTATCCAAATGTTCCGTAACTTCTTCGGAAGCGATCAAGTATAA